In Ensifer canadensis, a genomic segment contains:
- a CDS encoding PA0069 family radical SAM protein: MKELSQIRQGALAPANTAEVAEALMSGTGLRIENDRRRGRGAGLNMSGRFEPQAREVFDDGWESLEDLPPFKTEVQVEKPRSVISRNDSPDISFDRSINPYRGCEHGCIYCFARPTHAYMGLSAGLDFEAKLFAKPDAPRLLERELARTDYKVRPIAIGTNTDPYQPIEKEWRIMRQILEVLQAANHPVMIVTKSAMVTRDIDLLAPMAEKGLARVGISVTTLDRKLARTMEPRASTPSKRLEAMRALTEAGIPTGVLVSPIIPALNDHEIERVLEASRSAGALEATYVLLRLPLEVSPLFRDWLLRNYPDRYRHVMSLIRSMRGGKDYDAEFGKRMKGAGPYAWQIGRRFELAAKRLGLNLNRRQLRDDIFVPPLGTGVQLSLL, from the coding sequence ATGAAAGAGCTGTCTCAGATCAGGCAGGGTGCGCTTGCACCCGCCAACACGGCAGAGGTTGCCGAAGCATTGATGAGCGGGACCGGTCTCAGGATCGAGAATGACCGTCGCCGCGGGCGGGGTGCCGGACTGAACATGTCGGGCCGCTTTGAGCCGCAGGCGCGCGAGGTCTTCGACGACGGTTGGGAGAGCCTTGAGGACCTGCCTCCCTTCAAGACCGAGGTGCAGGTGGAAAAGCCGCGCTCGGTGATCAGCCGCAACGATTCTCCCGACATTTCCTTCGATCGCTCGATCAACCCTTATCGCGGCTGCGAGCATGGATGCATTTATTGTTTTGCCCGTCCGACACATGCCTATATGGGGCTTTCGGCCGGCCTCGATTTCGAGGCGAAGCTCTTTGCCAAGCCCGACGCCCCACGCCTGCTGGAGCGCGAGCTCGCCCGCACGGACTACAAGGTGAGGCCGATTGCGATCGGCACCAACACCGATCCCTACCAGCCGATTGAGAAGGAATGGCGGATCATGCGCCAGATCCTCGAAGTGCTGCAGGCCGCCAACCATCCTGTCATGATCGTGACGAAGTCGGCGATGGTGACGCGCGACATCGATCTGCTTGCACCGATGGCAGAAAAGGGACTTGCACGGGTCGGCATTTCGGTGACGACGCTCGACCGAAAGCTGGCGCGTACGATGGAGCCACGTGCTTCGACCCCTTCCAAACGACTGGAAGCGATGCGCGCCCTCACCGAAGCCGGCATTCCGACCGGCGTGCTGGTGTCGCCGATCATCCCGGCCCTCAACGATCATGAGATCGAACGGGTTTTGGAAGCCTCCCGATCGGCAGGAGCGCTGGAAGCGACCTATGTGCTGCTGCGCCTGCCGCTGGAGGTCAGCCCGCTCTTTCGCGACTGGCTGCTGCGGAACTATCCGGACCGCTATCGGCACGTCATGTCGCTTATCCGCTCGATGCGTGGCGGCAAGGATTATGACGCCGAGTTCGGCAAGCGCATGAAGGGCGCCGGTCCCTATGCCTGGCAGATCGGCCGCCGGTTTGAACTTGCGGCCAAACGCCTCGGTCTCAACCTCAATCGTCGACAGTTGCGCGACGACATTTTCGTGCCGCCACTCGGAACCGGCGTCCAGCTATCGCTGCTCTAG
- a CDS encoding glycosyl transferase, producing the protein MLTIIMETRDNEAELAQTLSVLVAGAVEGLVSDVIILDHGSKDGSVRVADAAGCRFCVDWDLGEIVCSARGEWLMLLEPGARPIGRWVDELVEYVSLHKGPARFSPSRMHRKPLLHRLARRVKPLEAGFLVHKRDALAIARGKMPLGEMTNIRAVRKLATELVPAWVAVDSRQSA; encoded by the coding sequence ATGCTGACGATCATCATGGAAACACGTGACAACGAGGCGGAACTGGCACAGACGCTGTCCGTGCTCGTGGCAGGCGCCGTCGAAGGTTTGGTCAGCGATGTCATCATCCTCGATCATGGCTCGAAGGACGGGTCGGTGCGCGTGGCAGATGCCGCCGGCTGCCGTTTCTGCGTCGATTGGGATCTGGGCGAAATCGTGTGCTCCGCGCGCGGCGAGTGGCTGATGCTGCTTGAGCCCGGTGCTCGGCCGATAGGGCGCTGGGTGGATGAGCTCGTCGAGTATGTGTCGCTTCACAAGGGGCCGGCCCGTTTCTCGCCATCGCGAATGCACCGCAAGCCGTTGCTGCATCGTCTCGCGCGGCGCGTAAAGCCGCTGGAGGCGGGCTTCCTCGTGCACAAGCGCGACGCCTTGGCGATCGCGCGCGGGAAGATGCCGCTGGGCGAAATGACGAATATCCGCGCCGTTCGAAAGCTTGCGACGGAGCTTGTCCCCGCCTGGGTCGCCGTTGACAGCAGGCAGAGCGCCTAG
- the moaB gene encoding molybdenum cofactor biosynthesis protein B encodes MAGINDNRPFVPVGIAILTVSDTRTLADDKSGDTLEARVRDAGHRLEARAIVPDDRQRIRDQVEAWTLDETIDVVITTGGTGFTGRDVTPEALEPLFEKRMDGFSEVFHRISYEKIGTSTIQSRATGGVANATFIFVLPGSPGACKDAWDGILKQQLDYRHMPCNFVEIMPRLDEHLKRG; translated from the coding sequence ATGGCCGGGATCAATGACAATCGCCCTTTCGTCCCCGTCGGCATCGCCATACTGACAGTGTCCGACACGCGCACGCTGGCCGACGACAAATCCGGCGACACGCTTGAGGCGCGGGTGCGCGACGCCGGTCATCGTCTGGAGGCACGCGCAATCGTGCCGGACGATCGGCAAAGGATCCGCGATCAGGTGGAGGCCTGGACGCTCGACGAGACAATCGACGTGGTGATCACCACCGGCGGAACAGGCTTCACCGGCCGCGACGTCACGCCGGAGGCGCTCGAACCGCTGTTCGAGAAACGCATGGATGGCTTCTCCGAAGTTTTTCACCGGATTTCCTACGAGAAGATCGGCACCTCGACGATTCAGTCGCGCGCGACAGGCGGTGTCGCCAACGCCACCTTCATCTTCGTCCTGCCGGGGTCCCCCGGGGCCTGCAAGGATGCCTGGGACGGCATTCTCAAGCAACAACTCGACTACCGGCACATGCCGTGCAACTTCGTCGAGATCATGCCGCGGCTCGACGAGCATCTGAAACGGGGCTGA
- a CDS encoding 4-(cytidine 5'-diphospho)-2-C-methyl-D-erythritol kinase, with protein sequence MLQGEIAGFALTRAAPAKINLALHVVGQRADGHHLLESLVTFADRGDRIGLTPSEQDRFTLSGPFAAELSTTGDDQDGNLVLKARDLLRQALASQGVDTGPVHIHLEKNLPIASGIGGGSADAAATLRGLLDLWKTGIEPALLAALALKLGADVPMCLDGRSLIASGIGEEITPAIELPSFPIVLVNPLVAVSTPVIFRTLEKKNNPPLVIPDGLGSPAAWLSAMAAMRNDLEPPARRLQPVIADVSGALATTGAALVRMSGSGATCFGLFDSDESAQRAAYTLSAAHPEWYVLAGRTVGRGK encoded by the coding sequence ATGCTTCAAGGCGAGATTGCGGGCTTCGCGCTGACACGGGCGGCGCCCGCCAAGATCAACCTGGCACTGCATGTCGTCGGCCAACGGGCCGACGGCCACCATCTTCTCGAAAGTCTCGTCACCTTTGCCGATCGCGGCGACCGGATCGGCCTGACTCCGTCGGAGCAGGACCGTTTCACTCTGTCCGGGCCATTCGCCGCCGAATTGTCGACGACGGGTGACGACCAGGATGGCAATCTCGTGCTCAAGGCGCGGGACCTGCTGCGCCAGGCTCTGGCATCGCAGGGCGTCGACACCGGCCCGGTCCACATTCATCTCGAAAAGAACCTGCCCATCGCCTCGGGCATCGGCGGCGGGTCCGCCGATGCGGCCGCAACGCTTCGCGGCCTTCTCGACCTCTGGAAGACCGGCATCGAACCGGCGTTGCTCGCCGCCTTGGCGCTGAAACTCGGCGCCGACGTGCCAATGTGCCTAGACGGCAGGTCGCTTATTGCCAGTGGCATCGGCGAAGAGATCACCCCTGCCATTGAGCTTCCCTCCTTCCCGATCGTGCTGGTCAATCCTCTGGTCGCGGTCTCGACGCCGGTGATCTTCCGGACGCTGGAAAAGAAGAACAACCCACCGCTTGTGATCCCGGATGGCCTCGGCTCCCCTGCGGCCTGGCTTTCGGCCATGGCGGCGATGCGCAACGACCTGGAGCCGCCGGCGCGCCGGCTGCAGCCGGTAATCGCCGACGTCTCCGGCGCGCTGGCAACAACCGGAGCCGCGCTGGTGCGGATGTCCGGTTCAGGCGCCACCTGCTTCGGCCTGTTCGACAGCGACGAAAGCGCGCAGCGCGCCGCCTACACTCTTTCTGCCGCCCATCCTGAATGGTACGTTCTCGCCGGCAGAACCGTGGGCAGAGGGAAATAG
- a CDS encoding tetratricopeptide repeat protein, producing MRQKTILRLLSGAALIALASVSGSYQAFAEEKAAVEETEPFDITSVNTFAGAFLAARTADTDRDFAAANELYRIALQFEPNNNEVKQRLMITLLMAGKFDDGAKIAEQLKSDPAVERITTVIRAIEAIRKREYRNAQKLLNYEGPNDLDRLMNGLLSAWAKFGQGKPKEALAQVNGLEGPDWFRVFKNYHAGAIAIASGDKATARAKLNDAILDREGGSAAPDTFMRAVEALARFEAREGNKQKALDTVAVGENMVNNYTPLEALRKNIETGLPQEQQVKNASQGAAAVLFSIGGALNREGAEDIVSLYLQTARRLDPDSADILVMLAGIAENLKKPKEAIELYQSVPEASPMRRLSELQLGLSLASIGKVDEAKKHLKALIDVDPKNIRNYLAYGSVLSDAKDYKEMGELYDRAVDAIGPVPKRSDWTVFFQRGIAYERQKLWDKAEPSFRKALELNPDQPQVLNYLGYSWVDMNINLEQGLDMIRKAVELKPDDGYIVDSLGWAYFRMNRFDDAVVELEKAAELMAGDPTINDHLGDAYWRVGRKLEAVFQWTQTLELKPEEEEIPKIKAKIENGLPALKEVVPASADAKETAPKKVTPEAPAPDKKS from the coding sequence ATGCGGCAAAAGACGATCCTCCGCCTTCTCAGCGGCGCTGCACTGATAGCTCTTGCCTCGGTCAGCGGCAGCTACCAGGCTTTCGCCGAGGAAAAGGCCGCCGTCGAAGAGACCGAGCCTTTCGACATCACGTCCGTCAACACCTTTGCAGGTGCGTTCCTGGCTGCCCGCACGGCCGACACGGACCGTGACTTTGCCGCAGCCAACGAGCTTTACCGCATCGCCCTGCAGTTCGAGCCGAACAACAACGAAGTCAAGCAGCGGCTGATGATCACCCTGCTGATGGCCGGCAAGTTCGACGATGGCGCCAAGATCGCCGAGCAGTTGAAATCCGATCCCGCTGTCGAGCGCATCACCACCGTCATCCGTGCGATCGAGGCGATCCGCAAGCGCGAATACCGCAACGCGCAGAAGCTCTTGAACTATGAGGGCCCGAACGACCTCGACCGGCTGATGAACGGCCTGCTTTCGGCCTGGGCCAAATTCGGCCAGGGCAAGCCCAAAGAGGCGCTGGCGCAGGTCAACGGTCTCGAAGGACCGGACTGGTTCCGCGTATTCAAGAATTATCATGCCGGCGCGATCGCCATCGCTTCCGGTGACAAGGCCACCGCTCGCGCCAAGCTCAACGACGCGATCCTCGATCGCGAAGGCGGCAGTGCTGCGCCTGACACGTTCATGCGGGCGGTCGAGGCATTGGCGCGCTTCGAGGCGCGCGAAGGCAACAAACAGAAGGCGCTCGACACGGTCGCCGTCGGCGAGAACATGGTCAACAACTACACCCCGCTCGAGGCACTTCGGAAAAACATCGAGACCGGCCTACCCCAGGAGCAGCAGGTTAAGAACGCATCGCAGGGTGCGGCAGCCGTGCTGTTTTCCATCGGCGGCGCGCTCAACCGTGAAGGCGCCGAAGACATCGTCTCGCTCTATCTGCAGACGGCGCGTCGTCTCGACCCTGACAGCGCCGACATTCTCGTGATGCTTGCCGGCATCGCCGAGAACCTGAAAAAGCCGAAGGAAGCGATCGAGCTTTACCAGAGCGTGCCCGAGGCTTCGCCGATGCGCCGCCTGTCCGAGCTGCAGCTTGGCCTCAGCCTTGCCAGCATCGGCAAGGTGGATGAAGCCAAGAAGCACTTGAAGGCGCTGATCGACGTCGACCCGAAGAATATCCGCAACTATCTCGCCTATGGCAGCGTGCTTTCCGATGCCAAGGACTACAAGGAGATGGGCGAGCTTTACGACCGCGCCGTCGACGCGATCGGCCCTGTGCCGAAGCGCAGCGACTGGACCGTGTTCTTCCAGCGCGGCATCGCCTATGAGCGCCAGAAACTCTGGGACAAGGCCGAGCCGAGCTTCCGCAAGGCCCTGGAACTCAACCCGGATCAGCCGCAGGTGCTGAATTATCTCGGCTATTCCTGGGTCGACATGAACATCAATCTGGAACAAGGGCTCGACATGATCCGCAAGGCGGTCGAGTTGAAGCCGGACGACGGCTACATCGTCGATTCGCTCGGCTGGGCCTATTTCCGCATGAACCGCTTCGACGATGCGGTGGTCGAGCTTGAAAAGGCAGCCGAGCTGATGGCCGGCGACCCGACCATCAACGACCATCTCGGCGATGCCTATTGGCGCGTCGGCCGCAAGCTGGAAGCCGTGTTCCAATGGACCCAGACGCTTGAGCTGAAGCCCGAAGAGGAAGAGATCCCGAAGATCAAGGCCAAGATCGAAAACGGCCTGCCGGCGCTTAAGGAAGTGGTTCCGGCCTCTGCCGACGCCAAGGAAACAGCGCCGAAGAAGGTCACCCCGGAGGCGCCTGCGCCGGACAAGAAGTCCTGA
- a CDS encoding polyprenyl synthetase family protein: protein MGVVIPLEDSKNKLASVKPLVDLTSPDMERVNQLILSRAGSDVQMIPEVANHLISSGGKRLRPMLTLASAAMFGYEGDAHVKLATSVEFMHTATLLHDDVVDESDLRRGKSTARTIWGNQASVLVGDFLLGQAFRMMVDVGSLDALDVLSTAASVIAEGEVLQLSVAKNMETTEDDYLQVIRAKTAALFAAAAEVGPIVAQTSKSDRNALKSYGMNLGLAFQLVDDVLDYGGSASDLGKNVGDDFREGKITLPVILSYRRGTPEDRAFWRQAIEGGDSSDANLEKALGLIKRYGGLSDTIARAQHYGTIARDALAPLPVSPWKSALVEVIDFCIDRVS from the coding sequence TTGGGCGTAGTGATACCGCTGGAAGACAGCAAAAACAAACTGGCGTCCGTGAAACCGCTCGTTGACTTGACGTCTCCCGACATGGAACGCGTCAACCAGCTCATCCTGTCGAGGGCCGGGTCCGACGTCCAGATGATTCCTGAGGTCGCCAACCACCTGATTTCCTCCGGTGGAAAGCGCCTGCGACCGATGCTGACGCTCGCCTCCGCCGCGATGTTCGGTTACGAGGGCGACGCTCACGTCAAGCTCGCCACCAGCGTCGAGTTCATGCATACGGCAACGCTGCTGCATGACGATGTCGTGGACGAAAGCGACCTGCGCCGCGGCAAATCCACCGCTCGGACGATCTGGGGCAACCAGGCAAGCGTGCTCGTCGGCGACTTCCTGCTCGGCCAGGCCTTCCGCATGATGGTCGATGTCGGCTCGCTCGATGCGCTCGACGTGCTGTCGACCGCTGCGTCGGTGATCGCCGAGGGCGAGGTGCTGCAGCTTTCCGTCGCCAAGAACATGGAGACGACCGAGGACGACTATCTCCAGGTCATCCGCGCCAAGACCGCAGCGCTGTTCGCCGCGGCCGCAGAAGTCGGGCCGATCGTCGCCCAGACCAGCAAATCCGACCGCAATGCGCTCAAATCCTACGGCATGAATCTCGGCCTCGCCTTCCAGCTCGTCGACGACGTGCTCGACTATGGCGGTTCTGCCAGCGATCTCGGCAAGAATGTCGGCGACGATTTCCGCGAAGGCAAGATCACCCTTCCGGTGATCCTGTCCTATCGTCGCGGCACACCGGAGGACCGCGCCTTCTGGCGTCAGGCGATCGAAGGCGGCGACAGCAGCGATGCCAACCTTGAAAAGGCGCTCGGCCTGATCAAGCGATATGGGGGCTTAAGCGATACCATCGCCCGTGCCCAGCACTATGGCACGATCGCGCGCGATGCCTTGGCACCGCTCCCGGTTTCGCCGTGGAAATCGGCGCTGGTCGAGGTCATCGACTTCTGCATCGACCGGGTCAGCTGA
- a CDS encoding DUF2007 domain-containing protein, translating to MKELIRTNDVVLLSFAESLMKDAGINSLIADQGMSILEGSLGLLPRRFLVPDDDADAARRILVEAGLEAELRA from the coding sequence ATGAAGGAATTGATCCGCACCAACGACGTCGTTCTGCTCTCTTTTGCCGAGAGCTTGATGAAGGACGCCGGTATCAACAGCCTGATCGCCGATCAGGGCATGAGCATTCTGGAGGGATCGCTGGGCCTGCTGCCGCGCCGTTTCCTCGTGCCGGACGACGATGCCGATGCCGCGCGCCGCATCCTCGTCGAAGCGGGGTTGGAAGCGGAGTTGCGGGCATGA